Within the Dechloromonas denitrificans genome, the region TTGCCTGATCGCCGATGGCCACCGTCACTTTTACCAGCCTCACCGAAGAAAACGTCGCCGAATGGTTCGCCACCCGGGAACTCACCAAAGCCCGGCCGTACGTCGATCAGGTCACCGACCTTGAAATCAAGGACAGCCAGATCAGTGCGGTCATTCCCGGCACCGCCCGCACCCCGTACGTCGCCCAGGCCTACCTGAGCCAGACGCAGAGCGGCGAAATGGCGGTGATCAGCCGTTGCTCCTGCACCCAGGGCCGCCACTGCAAGCACGTCGCGGCGATGCTGCTGAAGGCCGTCGCCGAAGGCAAGCCGAAGGAAGGTGCCAGCCCGAGCGCCAGCACCAGCGCGCTGTCCTGGGCCGACGATCTGCGCCGCGTCTCGATCGCCGTCGCCAAGAAAAAAGCCCGGCCGGTCGGCGCCCGGCAGCAGTTGTTCTACATTCTCAAATGGACCGCCGACCACCTCCGTTTCGGCGTCGAGATCCGCAAGGGCAAATACCCGGAAAGCGCCGAGGAATGGTGGAAAGTCGATCGCGCGCTGATCACTCCGCCGCAGTTCGTCACCGAAGAAGATCTCGGCATCCTCCGCCTGATTTGGGCCGAACGCGGCCATGAAACCGGGCTGCGCGCTTTTGGCCTGGGTCCGAAACACGGCGCCGAAATCCTGCAACGGATGGTGGCCAGCCATCGCCTCTATCCCGAGGACGATCTCGGCCTGCCGCTCAATGCCGGCGCCACCCGCCCGGCGAGCATCGGCTGGCAGGTCGACGGCATGGGCTTCCAGCGGCCCTACCTGATTCCCGAGCCGACGGCCGGCATGATCATCGCTGTCGATCCCCCCTGGTATCTCGACCTGAACGACGGCGAAACCGGGCCCCTCGACGTCGCCGGCAATCCGGCCGTCATCTCGCGCCTGTTCTCGCTGCCGCCGCTCTCGGCCAGCGAGGCGGCGCTGGTCGCCGACGCCCTGAGCGAGCAGGCGCCCGAGCTGCTGCTCCCGGCCGAGGACGTCAAGGCCCGCCTGCGGCTGGTCGATGCCCCGCTGCAAAGCATCCTCCAGATCGAAACCCTGCATACCCACGGCCAGCGCACCTGGCGCGGTTATCCGCAGAACTTCAGCGGCGGCCTGTTCGACGTCGCCCGGGTGATTTTCCGCTACGCCGATGCCGACATCCGGCCGGAAGAAAAAAGCGAGTTCATCACCCTGCCGGAAGGCGAGACCATTCGCCTGAAGCGCCGCCCGGAAGCCGAGAGCAAGGCCCTGGCTGCGCTCGTCGCGAGCGGCATGCAGAAGATCCCGAGCCACACGCTGCATACTTTCGGCAGCCCGCCGGAAGGCATTTACGGCCTGGCCGACGAGGGGCGCTGGCCGCCCTTCATGCAGGAAGGCATCGGGCAGTTGAAGGAAGCCGGCTGGCAGGTCGAGTTTCCCGACGATTTCCGCCACCACGTCATCGAGGTCGATGGCTGGGAAGCCGAGCTGTACGAAGCGGAAAACGGCTGGTTCAACCTCGACATGGGGATCATCGTCGAGGGCGAACGGATGCCGCTCGCCCCGTTGCTCGCCGGCCTGTTCCGCCGCGACCCGCGCTGGCTGGAAGCGGCCGAACTGGAACGCATCCCGGACGATGAAGGCATCGAACTGCATACCGCCCAGGGCAAGCGCCTGCGCGTCCCGGCCGGCCGCGTCAAGCCGCTGGCGGCAACGCTGATCGATCTGTTCGACGGCTTCACCGGCGGCGAAACGCTGCGCCTGTCGCGTTTCGACGCGCCCCGCCTAGCCGAACTGACCGACGTCAGCCGCTGGGAGTTCCGCGGCCAGAGCGACGTCTTTGCCATGGCCGAGCGCCTGAAAGCGGCGCAGGCGATCGGCGACATCGCGCCGCCGGCCGGTCTTTGCCTGGAACTGCGGCCGTATCAGAAAGAAGGCCTGGCCTGGTTGCAGTTTTTGCGCGAACAGAAACTGTCCGGCATCCTGGCCGACGACATGGGCCTCGGCAAGACGGCCCAGACGCTGGCCCACCTGCTGCTGGAAAAAGAAGGCGGCCGCCTCGACAAGCCGGCGCTGATCGTGCTGCCGACCTCGCTGATCTTCAACTGGAAAAGCGAGGCGGCGCGCTTCGCGCCCTCGCTGCGCGTCCTCTCGCTGCACGGCCCGGAACGCAAGAACCGCTTTGGCGAGATCGACCAGCACGACGTCGTGCTGACGACCTACCCGCTGCTCTGGCGCGATGCCGAAGAACTGATGCAGCACAGCTACCACCTGCTCATCCTCGACGAGGCGCAGACGGTCAAGAACGCCCAGAGCCGGAGCGCCGAAGCGGTGCGCAAGATCGACACCCGGCACCGCCTGTGCCTGACCGGCACGCCGCTGGAAAACCACCTCGGGGAATTGTGGAGCCAGTTCGACTTCCTGCTCCCCGGCTTTCTCGGCGCCAGCAAGCAGTTCACCAAGCATTGGCGGACGCCGATCGAGAAGCAGGGCGACACCCGCCGCCGCGATTTGCTGGCCCGCCGCATCCGCCCCTTCATCCTGCGCCGCAAAAAGGAAGACGTGGCGCAGGAACTGCCGCCGAAGACCATCATCATCCGCAGTGTCGAACTCGAAGGCTCGCAACGCGATCTGTACGAAACCGTGCGCGCCGCGATGGACGCCAAGGTCCGCGATGAAATCGCCAGCAAGGGCTTCGCGCGCAGCCAGATCGTCATTCTCGACGCCCTGCTCAAGCTCCGCCAGGTCTGCTGCGACCCGCGCCTGGTCAAGGCCAACGCCGCCAAGAAGGTCAAGGAACGGGCCAAGCTCGACCTGCTGATGGGCATGCTGCCGGAACTGGTCGAAGAAGGCCGGCGCAT harbors:
- a CDS encoding DEAD/DEAH box helicase, which produces MATVTFTSLTEENVAEWFATRELTKARPYVDQVTDLEIKDSQISAVIPGTARTPYVAQAYLSQTQSGEMAVISRCSCTQGRHCKHVAAMLLKAVAEGKPKEGASPSASTSALSWADDLRRVSIAVAKKKARPVGARQQLFYILKWTADHLRFGVEIRKGKYPESAEEWWKVDRALITPPQFVTEEDLGILRLIWAERGHETGLRAFGLGPKHGAEILQRMVASHRLYPEDDLGLPLNAGATRPASIGWQVDGMGFQRPYLIPEPTAGMIIAVDPPWYLDLNDGETGPLDVAGNPAVISRLFSLPPLSASEAALVADALSEQAPELLLPAEDVKARLRLVDAPLQSILQIETLHTHGQRTWRGYPQNFSGGLFDVARVIFRYADADIRPEEKSEFITLPEGETIRLKRRPEAESKALAALVASGMQKIPSHTLHTFGSPPEGIYGLADEGRWPPFMQEGIGQLKEAGWQVEFPDDFRHHVIEVDGWEAELYEAENGWFNLDMGIIVEGERMPLAPLLAGLFRRDPRWLEAAELERIPDDEGIELHTAQGKRLRVPAGRVKPLAATLIDLFDGFTGGETLRLSRFDAPRLAELTDVSRWEFRGQSDVFAMAERLKAAQAIGDIAPPAGLCLELRPYQKEGLAWLQFLREQKLSGILADDMGLGKTAQTLAHLLLEKEGGRLDKPALIVLPTSLIFNWKSEAARFAPSLRVLSLHGPERKNRFGEIDQHDVVLTTYPLLWRDAEELMQHSYHLLILDEAQTVKNAQSRSAEAVRKIDTRHRLCLTGTPLENHLGELWSQFDFLLPGFLGASKQFTKHWRTPIEKQGDTRRRDLLARRIRPFILRRKKEDVAQELPPKTIIIRSVELEGSQRDLYETVRAAMDAKVRDEIASKGFARSQIVILDALLKLRQVCCDPRLVKANAAKKVKERAKLDLLMGMLPELVEEGRRILVFSQFTSMLALIEHELDKLNLGYVTLTGDTVHRETPIRRFQEEDVPIFLISLKAGGVGLNLTAADTVIHYDPWWNPAVENQATDRAHRLGQDKPVFVYKLIVGGSIEEKILALQERKAELAAGILSEDHRVDVKFGTDDLAALFEPLPG